Sequence from the Meles meles chromosome 10, mMelMel3.1 paternal haplotype, whole genome shotgun sequence genome:
CGGACAGTTCTAGCAAACTTTCATTTGCAAGAATGTCATCTGCCAACGTAATAACTGATCAATAACTAGACTTGTAAGCGACAATGTCAAACCAAGAAGTAAATGTCCTGTGTTGTCCCGGTTTATAAATATCTTTCCTGACTGGTTGGGTGAATCTCAGGGTCTCCTCACATCTCGAGTGACTGGGAATTGAGTCTATGAATATATGAGAGTAACAACCCCATCTGGGACCAGTATTATCCAGGGAGAGCCCAGTGACTCTGAGAAGTTAACACTGAAGCAGCTCACTggccctaattctttttttttaaactaggttgCAAGGTAAGACAGAACAGAATGAGtaaaaaggtagagaaaagaaagtgaccTGAGTAAGCCCTGTccagcaggcagaggagcagaggatgTGCCTGGCCCCAGAGCTGCTCAGCTCTCTACCGTACACATTAGATGTACCTGTGCAGTCTGGTCAAGTAGAACATGGACTTTGTAGCCTAAGAGCTTGAAGAGGGTGACCAGAGTGCTGTGGTCCACATCCCCTCCGGAGCGAAATTCCAGGTCTTTCTCTCCAGTGAAGCGCACATTGCTCAGCACCAGCGCCAGTCCGCGAGGCCGAGACTGCAACCTATAGGCCTGGGGGAAAGAGGAGCCAATTAGAGCTTCTTATGGATAGAAACCGTTTCCCCAACTGAATGAGACATTTCAAGAAAACAAAGCCATCATATTCTTGTTAACCCCACCAAGTCAATATAGAGAAGTGCTCAGAGAAGATAACCAATCAGCACGGACTTTCTGACTAACAAAGCAGGAAGGGGTGTATGTGTAAACTAAGTTCAAGTGCCCAGGAAGGGTGTCTCATTTCCCAACTTTTCTTCTTGCATTCTGTAGGACTCACCAGCTGGTAGTGTGTCTGATAAAACTCGGGAGTGCAAGGCTTCACCTGAAGGCAGGGAGGACCATCTCCGTTGTCTAGGGAGTGCTCCACAGTATCTGTGGCACAGAGAGCCGAAAAACTAGTGTACCATCTATGTGTcaatcaatcccaggacttcaTTATAACCTAAGGCACCCTGCTGAACTGGGGTTTAAAAATTACTGGTCTTGCTCATTCCCCTGTTAGAAGCTCCATGAGGCCAGAGACCCTGTCTGCTTTTGCTCACCACTGGATCCTCTGCACTGAGCCCACTCACAgtaggtgcttaacccactgaatgaCTGAATGGGGTATCTGATAAAAGCCTTGTTCTAATCACTAGGATACTCAGTCAGCAGGCTAGTGGCCCATAATGTAGTCTTTTCTCATCCTAAAGTAACAGCCTTAAGGAGCCGGGCCAGTCATGTGTTGGAATTTCCTACTTGTACCAGTTGCTCCAAGGACCaaatgccataaaaaaaaaatcatctgtgatGGAGGGGAAGCAAGGCCCAGCCAATCCCCCAACTAAACTCTGCTGCTAGTCCCTAATAAACTCGCCAAGGAGACTGTTCCCAGTATGAATGAAAATAGGTATCATGCTAGGGCAAAGTCAGATATCAGTGAAGAAAAAAGTCAATCTGTGGGATGTGTTATCTCATTGATTCTCACCTGGAGACAGGCGGAGCTGCTTGTGAGGGGGACAGGACTCACACATCGGGAAGGGGAGACTCAAGTCGTAGTCACAGCTCAACTGTAAGAAATGAGGACCCACCATGCCAGGCCTTAGGGAGATTGTCCAGTTTGAACAAAACCATAATCTAGTCTACCCCACCCTGTCTCAAAAATTCCTTTTCCACCAAACTAACCCTTCTCAACACACCACCACAAGTCTAGGGCTCCGTACCGGCGGGAGTGCATGCTGAAGACCAGAGAGGGTTGTGAGCAAGAGATCCTCCAGGTGACCCTGCTTGGTCTCCCTCAGGGCCACACAGAAGGCATCAAAAGCGTGAGGACCCCTCTTGGGCAGCAAGTTGAGAAGTTCCACATTTTGGCTGAAACTGCCCACTTTGGCCTAAGATAAAAGAATATAACATAAAATCATATTTACTTATTCAGCTGTAATTCTATTTCTCCGGATGACCTTCCTAGTAATCTCAAGAACTCTTTTACAGAAGAAATATATGTATGGGGGCAGtctttcctaatattttaaaattatatatctttTCTGAAAAGGCTTTAGGGTAGAAGggcattttcatttccttagtaAGGTTCTATATCCTTGCCACACTTCGTCGTGTTCTGTTCCCCCTCCTACGACCAGTTTACTGATCTGGCGTTTCTCTTTTGCTTCCCAATACCTGAATGTGCTCCCTCATTTCCAAGGTGATGATGTCCCTCTCCAGGAGGTGCTCCAACAGTTCACTCAACAACAGCTGTTTGGCTAGCACCACTCGGTTCTTTTTCAGTGCTTCCTGGTGGTCAGGATGCATGCCGCACACTCCCAATATCCTGCAGataaaaggcagagggaaaggccaTCAAGTACAAGATTTGACACAGAAGAGTGGAGTGGAAAGGGAGTGgcaggaagaataaaaagaatgggACTTATGATAACCAATATTAGGCATATTTTATTGAATCTGTTTCAAATCAAAGTAGTATTAAGCGGTAACACactaatcatgaagaaataatgtataattttttatgGAGTATGTTCCACGGAGACCATCTTCTGAGGTGAACAGTCTGTCTAGGGGAGGGAAATATCTACCttgacaaaaatacaaacaaaagaagGACTACTCCTCTGTCGGACAGACCAAGAGATTATTCCAGGCCGTTGAAGGTTCTGCCACAAGGGAAAAAGTGGTTCCGAGAAAGGGGCGAAAAGAGGGTAATGGGGAGCAGCCTCTGGGAGTGACAGTTCTGACAAGAAGGCTCAGGGTCCCAAAGGTGGTGGCAATGTAGCAAAGGTCAGACACATTCTGTGTGAAGAACATGAGAAAATCACAGAGGCCATGGAAAAGTTAAAGTCTGGAATGACTTTCAATGAAGTGGCCACACATTATAGTGAAGATAAAGCCAGGCAAGGGTGCCACCTGGGCTGGATGACCAGAGGTTCCACGGTGGGACCATTTCAAGAAGCAGCATTTGCCTTGCCTGTAAGAGGGCTGGTTAAGCCTGTGTTTACAGACCCTCCGGTTAAGACAAAATTTG
This genomic interval carries:
- the CASP2 gene encoding caspase-2 isoform X2, which gives rise to MAAPSTGSRPALQRKALMAADRGRRILGVCGMHPDHQEALKKNRVVLAKQLLLSELLEHLLERDIITLEMREHIQAKVGSFSQNVELLNLLPKRGPHAFDAFCVALRETKQGHLEDLLLTTLSGLQHALPPLSCDYDLSLPFPMCESCPPHKQLRLSPDTVEHSLDNGDGPPCLQVKPCTPEFYQTHYQLAYRLQSRPRGLALVLSNVRFTGEKDLEFRSGGDVDHSTLVTLFKLLGYKVHVLLDQTAQEMQEKLQNFAQLPAHRVTDSCIVALLSHGVEGGIYGVDGRLLQLQEVFRLFDNASCPNLQNKPKMFFIQACRGGAIGSLGHLLLFTAATASLAL